The Streptomyces kanamyceticus DNA segment AGCCGACCAGTCGCGCACCATCCGCCTCCCCGTCCACCTGGTGGAGGAGTTGGGCCGGATCCGCCGCGTCCAGCGCGAGTTCAACAGGGAGAACGGCCGGGAGCCGGAGCCCACGGAGATCGCCAAGGAGCTGTCCTCGACGCCCGAGCGCGTCGTCGACGTCCTGGACTGGGCGCGCGACCCCGTCTCGCTCAACATGGGCGTGGACGAGGACGGCGACACCCAGTTCGGTGACCTCCTGGAGGACACCTCGGCCGTCTCGCCCGAGCAGTCCGTCCTCTCGCTGCTGCGCAGCGAGGAGCTCGACGGCCTGATCGGCCGCCTCGACCAGCGCACGGCCTCCATCATCAAGATGCGGTACGGCATCGTGGACGGCCGGGAGCGGACGCTGACGGAGGTCGGCAAGGAGCACGGTCTGACCCGCGAGCGGATCCGCCAGATCGAGAAGCATGCGCTTCTTGAGCTGAAGAAGTTGGCGCGGGACACGGGGTTCGACGCGGCGGCCTAGGCGGCCGGCCTTTCGCGGGCCCCTGTGCCTGGACCCCGGCGCCATCCCCTCGGCGCCGGGGCCCGTGCAGTCCTCAAACACCGCGCTCCCGAACCCGCCGTCAGGGCCGGGCCGCGCCCCCCGTCGCACGCGACAGCCGCTCCGCCAGGCTCGACAGGTGGGCCACCAGATCCGACGGCTCACGCACCGTGAACTCACAGTCCGTGAGGGCGAGGCGGACCGCCAGCCACTCGATGGAGTCGGACGCCGCGCACCGCAGCCGGCAGCTGTCGTCGTCCAGCACCTCCAGCGGACCGAGCACCGCGGGCAACCGCGCCGCGACGAACACCGCGGGCGCCGCGAACGTGATGTCCACGTCGTACGTCTGACGGCCCCGCCACATCGACTCCCGGATGAACTCCGCCGCATCCCCCTTCGGCAGCTCCCGCGGCACGAACCGCGCCCCCGTCGCGAACGGGTCGGACACCCGGTCGACCCGGAACGTGCGCCAGTCCTCGCGGTCGATGTCGAACGCCACGAGGTACCAGCGCCGCCCGGTGGAGACAAGGCGGTACGGCTCGGTCAGGCGGCGCGACTCCGTGCCGTCGCCCGCGCGGTAGGCGAAGCGGAGACGTTCGTGGCCCGCCGCGGCCGACGCCATCACCGTCAGCGTCTCCGGCGCGATGCTCGCCCCGTCCCCGCTGGTCAGCGGCGTCGTGGCGATCTGCAGCGCGGAGACCCGGTGGCGCAGGCGGGCGGGCAGGACCTGTTCCAGTTTGGCGAGCGCCCGTACCGACGCCTCCTCGATGCCCTCCACCGCGTGCCCGGCCCCGGCCCGCAGCCCCACCGCGATCGCCACCGCCTCCTCGTCGTCGAGGACGAGCGGCGGCATCGCCTTGCCCGCGACGAGCCGGTAGCCGCCCGCCGCGCCCTGGCTGGCCCGTACCGGATAGCCGAGGTCGCGGAGCCGGTCGATGTCGCGCCGCACGGTGCGCCTGCTGACGCCGAGCCGTTCGGAGAGCTCGGCGCCGGGCCACTCGCGGGGCGTCTGGAGGAGGGAGAGAAGCTGGAAGAGCCGCGCGGGGGTGTCGGCACCCGCCGCCGTACCGTGCGTCGATGTCATGCGCCGACCGCCTCCGCCGTACCGTGCGTCGTTGTCATGCGCCGACCGCCTCCTCCGTACTGCTGCCCATCGTCATACGCCCAGCGTGCCGGAGAACTAGGTCACACACTGTCCTATATGCCTTCTAGCCTGGTGGCATGACTTCACCGAACACCCTCTCCACCCCGGAGGAACCGGCACCCGCCGGCGACCGGCGGCGCTGGTTCGCGCTGGCCATCGTGATGACCGCCGCCTTCATGGACCTCGTCGACGTCACGATCGTCAACATCGCGATCCCGTCGATCCAGCGCGACGCGGGCGCCACGTTCAGCCAGATCCAGTGGATCACCGCGGGCTACACCCTGGCCTTCGCCGCCGGTCTCATCACGGGCGGGCGGCTCGGCGACATCCACGGCCGCAAGCGGCTGTTCCTGATAGGCATCACCGGCTTCACCGTCGCCTCCGCGCTCTGCGGCTTCGCGGCCAACCCGGAGATGCTCGTCGCCTCGCGCATCCTTCAGGGTGCCATGGCCGCGCTGATGGTGCCGCAGGTGCTCTCGATCGTGCACGCGACGTTCCCCGCGCACGAGCGCGGCAAGGTCTTCGGGCTCTTCGGCATGATCGTCGGCCTCGGCGCGGTCTCCGGACCGCTGCTCGGCGCGCTGCTCACCGAGTGGAACATCTTCGGCCTGGAGTGGCGGCCGATCTTCCTCATCAACCTGCCGGTCGGCATCGCGGGCATCATCCTCGGACGGAAGTTCATCACCGAGTCCAAGGCGCCGAAGGCCCTCAAGCTCGACCTGGTCGGCGTCGTCCTGGTCACGCTCGGCCTGCTGATGATGCTCTACCCCCTCACCCGGGGCAGGGAGTTGGGCTGGCCGGTGTGGGGTTACGTGATGATGGCGGGCTCCGTCGTCGTCTTCGGCGCCCTTATCGCGTACGAGAAGTGGAAGGCCGCGAAGGACGGCTCGCCGCTCGTCGAGCTCTCCCTGTTCAAGGTGAAGAGCTTCGCGGCGGGCATCGCGGTGCAGACCGTGTTCGGCGTCGCGATGGGCATCTTCTTCCTGGTCTGGACTCTCTACATGCAGGTCGGCCTCGGCTGGACGGCGCTGCGCGCGGGCCTGACCGGTGTGCCGTTCTCGATCGCCGTCTCGGTGGCGGCCGGTCTCTCCGTGCAGAAGTTCGTGCCGCGGTTCGGCCGCAAGGTGCTGCAGACGGGCGCCCTCACGATGGCCGCGGGCGTGCTGATCTACATCTGGGAGGCCGACCGGTACGGCGCGGACATCACGTCCTGGCAGATGGCGCTGCCGCTGACCGTGATGGGCCTCGGCATGGGCCTGATCGTGGCCCCGCTGACGGACGCCGTCCTCTCGAACGTCCCGAAGGAGCACGCGGGTTCGGCCTCCGGGCTCATCAACACCGTGCAGCAGATGGGCACCGCGCTCGGCCTCGGCCTGGTCTCGGTGGTCTTCTTCGGCGTGATCGACGAGCGGGTCGCGCCGGGGCGGATTCCCCTGGAGTTCGTGGACGGCTTCCAGAACGCGCTGTGGTGGGTGACGGGCGTACTCACGGTCATCTTCCTCCTGATGTTCGCCCTGCCCGCCAAGCCGCGCCAGCACGTGGAGGGCGGCGGCGAGGACGAGACGGCGCCCCCGGAGGCCGAACTCACGGACCGGGAGCCCGCGTTGGCCTCCTGATCGACGTCTGGCCCGCGCCCTCAAGGGGGCGCGGGCCAGACGCGCCCCGTAAGGGGCGCGGGGAACTGCGCGCCCAGCCCCCTGCGGCCCGCAGAATTCCACTCAACCCAGCGGAGCGCTAAAGCTCAGCCTGCACAGCCGCGGAGTCCAGCTCCTCAAGGACGGCCTTGGGCCTACCGCCCTTGACCACGGCGGAGCCGATCCGCTTGCGGACGGCCCCGCGCACCTCGGGCCACGACCCGAGGTTCGTCGGCTGGAACTGCGCCAACGGCATCTGGTCGATGAAGTCCCACATGGGCCGCTGCCGAGGGTCCTTGCGCAGCGCGTCGGACGCCGAGCTGGTGACGGGCAGGGCCGACTGCCCGCCGCCGTACGCCATCGCGGTCTTGCGGCCGTACAGGAAGCTCATGAACGTCCCGCACTGCTCGCGCCGCCCGTTGCGCTTGAACGCCATCAGCCAGTCGTTGAGCCCCACCGGCGGCGCCGCGCCGCCGAGCTTCTTGGGGAACGCGGCGTGCGCGTAGGGGAACTTGGCCTTGTCGGCGGCGCCCATCAGGACCGGGTGGGCGATCATCATGCCGATCTTGCCGCGCAGGAACTGGGCGTACGCGTCGGTCCTCGTCAGCGTCGCCGGGTTGGCGCCCGCCAGGCCCGGTGTGACGAGGTTGTCGCGCAGCCAGGTGAAGGTCTCGATGTTGCTGGGGTTGGCGAAGTCGTAGCCGGTGAGGCCCGAGTAGCTGCCGCCGTCCGCGAGCAGCCAGGCGAGCGCCTCGTCCTCGGCGGCCTCGGGGCCGAGCTGGAGGCCGTAGGGGGTCTCCACGCCGATCCCCTTCAACGCCCGCGCGGCGTCGCGCAGTTCGGCCCAGGACTTGGGGGCCGTGATGCGGGCCTGCTTGAACAGGGCCTTGTTGTAGAAGAGCCGGGGCGTGCTGGCGAGGAACGGCATGCCGTACTGGACGCGGCTGACCATGCCCGCCTCCGCGTAGGAGCGGATGAAGTCGCCCTCGGTGCGTACGTCGAAC contains these protein-coding regions:
- a CDS encoding sigma-70 family RNA polymerase sigma factor, with the translated sequence MATRAVARRKSASGETDAARSVRAVGGEIADRDLVGMYLDEIARTPLLDAAKEVELSQIIEAGVYARKILAGAVEDSAVTASREELEALVADGERAKDVFIRSNLRLVVAVARRYPRSGLPLLDLIQEGNAGLVRAVEKFDYAKGFKFSTYATWWIRQAITRSIADQSRTIRLPVHLVEELGRIRRVQREFNRENGREPEPTEIAKELSSTPERVVDVLDWARDPVSLNMGVDEDGDTQFGDLLEDTSAVSPEQSVLSLLRSEELDGLIGRLDQRTASIIKMRYGIVDGRERTLTEVGKEHGLTRERIRQIEKHALLELKKLARDTGFDAAA
- a CDS encoding helix-turn-helix transcriptional regulator is translated as MTSTHGTAAGADTPARLFQLLSLLQTPREWPGAELSERLGVSRRTVRRDIDRLRDLGYPVRASQGAAGGYRLVAGKAMPPLVLDDEEAVAIAVGLRAGAGHAVEGIEEASVRALAKLEQVLPARLRHRVSALQIATTPLTSGDGASIAPETLTVMASAAAGHERLRFAYRAGDGTESRRLTEPYRLVSTGRRWYLVAFDIDREDWRTFRVDRVSDPFATGARFVPRELPKGDAAEFIRESMWRGRQTYDVDITFAAPAVFVAARLPAVLGPLEVLDDDSCRLRCAASDSIEWLAVRLALTDCEFTVREPSDLVAHLSSLAERLSRATGGAARP
- a CDS encoding MFS transporter; the encoded protein is MTSPNTLSTPEEPAPAGDRRRWFALAIVMTAAFMDLVDVTIVNIAIPSIQRDAGATFSQIQWITAGYTLAFAAGLITGGRLGDIHGRKRLFLIGITGFTVASALCGFAANPEMLVASRILQGAMAALMVPQVLSIVHATFPAHERGKVFGLFGMIVGLGAVSGPLLGALLTEWNIFGLEWRPIFLINLPVGIAGIILGRKFITESKAPKALKLDLVGVVLVTLGLLMMLYPLTRGRELGWPVWGYVMMAGSVVVFGALIAYEKWKAAKDGSPLVELSLFKVKSFAAGIAVQTVFGVAMGIFFLVWTLYMQVGLGWTALRAGLTGVPFSIAVSVAAGLSVQKFVPRFGRKVLQTGALTMAAGVLIYIWEADRYGADITSWQMALPLTVMGLGMGLIVAPLTDAVLSNVPKEHAGSASGLINTVQQMGTALGLGLVSVVFFGVIDERVAPGRIPLEFVDGFQNALWWVTGVLTVIFLLMFALPAKPRQHVEGGGEDETAPPEAELTDREPALAS
- a CDS encoding ABC transporter substrate-binding protein — encoded protein: MRRRQFLLHTAGLTGATALGTAGLSACSAETDTPLKLLVASYDESVGSSIGDQWGSVIGAFEKAHPDIKIALERIPFGKLDQTLARRVKDGDAPDIAQSNFFAPYAEEGKLYGASDLFDVRTEGDFIRSYAEAGMVSRVQYGMPFLASTPRLFYNKALFKQARITAPKSWAELRDAARALKGIGVETPYGLQLGPEAAEDEALAWLLADGGSYSGLTGYDFANPSNIETFTWLRDNLVTPGLAGANPATLTRTDAYAQFLRGKIGMMIAHPVLMGAADKAKFPYAHAAFPKKLGGAAPPVGLNDWLMAFKRNGRREQCGTFMSFLYGRKTAMAYGGGQSALPVTSSASDALRKDPRQRPMWDFIDQMPLAQFQPTNLGSWPEVRGAVRKRIGSAVVKGGRPKAVLEELDSAAVQAEL